The Lolium rigidum isolate FL_2022 chromosome 1, APGP_CSIRO_Lrig_0.1, whole genome shotgun sequence region CAGGTCAACATGAGTATGTGCATGTTTGTAATTAGATAAAGGATTATTTTTTGAGAAGGCGTATTATATTTTTTTGTAGAAGACGTAATGCATGTTAATTTATTACTTTTAAGTGAGTTCTTGACATGAGATAAGAAATGTCTGTCAAGcaatttagaaaaatataaagAATAAAACGTATCTGATATTCTGAATATATCCATGTTAGGAGAAATGTCAAACTTCCTGCAAGAAAACCTTAGCGAAGTGACAACCTAATCGGGTAGTTCATGGTCAATTATTGGGCCTTGGCAGGTTTCCAAAAAAAAGTTCCATACGCACGTGGACTTCTAGTTCCGCTTGATGAGAAAAATAATGTTTGCAGCACATCACCCAGGTTGCAACTTGCTAGTGTGCAACGCCTGTACTCTAGAATATTCGAAGATGGCTGGAGATGTTTGACCATTAACTCTCTAGAACATTCAGCTACCTCCTAGGAGATTCACAGGCAAGCTCGATGCGGACTGATTGATGTGCGCGGGCGAATCCGGCGCATGGCAACCGTTGGATTACTTCCAAGGATAATTGATGAACGGTAGATGGTACTTTTGCATTGTAAATCAACGGTCACCATAGCCTCTGAGTTGTTTCGGCGGGAAACTGGAAGGAGGGTGGTAAATCCAAATTCAAAACTGCCACACTATAGTAGTAGAGAAAAGGGGTACATGGGTTGAAAGGAAAATAGGAAAAGGCATGGACCTAGTGTGCATGCAACTAGGAAACGAAAAGATTAAGCTGGCGAGAGGAAGGCCACTAGTAGGCGCCGCTGGAACGTGACGCAGGAGGCAGGGTGACCGGCAAACGGCGTGGCATGAGCCGGTGACCAGCGGGTAGGGGGTGGAGCCGATCATGGAGATGGAGGAGCCACCGCGCCGTTAGCCGCAGCGCCGCTGTCTGCGTCGCCGGAGCCGTCTTCTTTATGGTCACTTGGTCGCCAGCCGACTGTCCCGACCATTCATCGATCCGCCTGTGGTCAAATTATGCACCTTAGTAATTCACATCTTTCGTTATCAAGTGGCGCAACTTACAAACACCCTTGCTATTTTAACCCCGATTAAGCTATCTGAGGAGGCTGTTCGAATAAAAATTGTCTGAAGAGGCAACATGAGGTGGTTTGATCTGTTCAACACCAAAAATGCATCATGCAGTGTATGGAAGTTCACAGGAGTAGCTTGCTACATTATTGCGTGGTCTACCATGGCGAGGTGGCCTTTTATATGTACATCGTTGATTATCAAAGTCAACTGGGTTACCCGAAATTTACACTCACCACTTGTGAGGCGACTACTCTGTCTAAATTGTTTATACAAGAATCAAAAGAGGGAAAGTTcaaacggaggccgagctacatgtagtcctttattttcaaacacttaGAATTCATGTTAAAACGATTTTAAAAACCTGAAACAAAATTGTACGGATAGGTAATGATGTATagtacaatggtgtaaaatctcaatgcaaactacttcatattctaggctacacaaaaataacaaattctgacaaattttatagtgaatagtgcatatttcaagACTATAAAATTTGTCACATTTTTACAATTTCGTGTAGCTAGAATACAAAATAGGTTGCATTGAGGttttacaccattgtagcatACATGATTGGCTATGTCTAGAATTTTGTTTTGTAATttattgaaatttcaaaatataaattttgagtgtttgaaaataaagaactacatgtagctcggcctccaaaaAGCCACACTCAATCAAAAGAGTTTAATTGTGCACCACTACGAGAAGTACGAATAACCATCGAGTAAGTCTGTTTACCAGGACCTAAAATTTGCCGAAAATAGGGAAAGTGCCTTTTTTCTTGGTTTTTGTTTAAGTCTTAAGTTTGAATCTTTGAATCATGCTTTGGCAAAAGTGATGGAGAGGAAGAAACATTCTGCAAGACGATAGGGGCGTGTGCATGCAGCCGTCTTAGCAAACTAGTCCATAAAGAGAAAGGTCATGACATGACCAAGTGTCCAAGAAACAAGTGAGAACAACAAAAGGGATTAATTACTAGAAGAATAAAATGATTTTCATCTGTGGCAACCCAAAGGTTAAATTTTCTCTTAGTTAATGCAAGCAGGATAGGCGGTGGAGCGGACTTGTTATTGAAAATTATTGCATTGcgctccttccaaaaccttccaaGAAACGAGCATGGTGAGAGAAGCCATCATTTTGCGGGTATCCTTCATCATCATGGTCCACCACGACTTGGTGGTATGCTCCTTCTTCCACTCACTCATTGTAATGGAAGACATCCCAAGCCACGTTTTGACAAGACCCCAAAGCCTCTTGGTAAACCGGTAATGGGAAAAAAGGTGAGCCGCCGACTCTTGAGTTTGCTTGCAGAACTGGCAAATCCCACAATTGTTTGGCCCTTTCTGCTCAAGATGTCGGCCGTCCAAAGTTTATTGATGATGGATAGCCAAGAAAGAACTTAATCTTCGGAGACGCCCAAACCTTTCACACCAACTTATCCATTTGTGTAACGGTGGCTCCGAGGAATTGTGCATTATAAGCCCAGGTAAGTATTCCTCACTGGCCGTGAAGTTCCAAATAGTAGTGTCATCGGTGCATGGAGATGAAATGTTGTTGATGAGGATCCATAACCGAATGTACTCATGAATGTCGGGGATAGTTAAATTGGTGTATATTTTAATCTTAGAAATCCAAGCATCATTTGCCATTGCTTGCTTGACTATCCATTTATTCCTTGTGGATCCCTCATAGATGAGAggagcaacatccttaggcttcaCACCATGGATCCAAGGAGAATCCCAAAAGGTTGTAAGCTTCTCATTCCGGATAGTGATAGTGGTGGCAGGCTGGCAGCATAAAAGATGCCAGGAAGTAGAAATATACGAAGATTCTTGGTTAGGTCCTTCGAATAGCGACCTCACCGGAAGATGTATTAACCAGCTACGGTTTTGTGCAGGTCTCGGTAAGCGGTTTGTTAGACAGACTAAGCTAGCGTGATGGTATCAAGAGGAAGTTTATATAAAACGATGCGACTTGTTAGCTAGGCGCTTTGCTTTTTTATGGTCACTTGGTTGTCAGCCGACTGTCCCGGCCATCCATCGATCAGAGTGCCCGTGGTCAAGTTATCTATATCTTGCCTGCTGCGAAGTGCGAAACAATCAAGTGGCGCAAATTTTGCAAGTACGGGGAGGCCGCTCAAATTGATAAATTTTGTCCGAAGAGAGGCCACTTGTGCTGCTTGATCTGTTCAACGCAAATGAGCAGAAAAATAAGTAACAATAATAACCTCACATAAAATAACAGAAGAGAAAGGTTGACTTTTTGCCTTTGTTCTCTTCATTTGGAGGTGTATTGTACTCTCACTTTTCTATTACaaaagtactacctccgtttcaaggaataaggcgtcctcgttttacgagctttttgtttgaccaagaattacttcaaatagataaagaatgtttgtatgaaattaatatcattacaaagtgcttttcaatacgaatccaacgatactaattacatataatataatttagattttgttgctcaatttttacggTCAAAGTTCGTATTGGgatgcgcgtgcgccttattccttgaaacggaggtagtaaacAGGTTTCCCTCTGGTGTACTGTGCGTAAATGCACTGGTGCAGTGGATATGGGGTCAAGTTGATATCTCCACCATTGCATGACATAGGGATGTTAAACGGTAGGACCCACACATGTGTTCATCTATACGAGAAGATTCTCTTTTTCAAATGCACTACTAATTGAAAAACAAGTATAACTTTCGCGCAACAAATGCAAGTAAGCTTTTGTTTCCATATTTGACTTCCGCACGACGAACTCTTTGAAATGAGTCTAatatttgatattttaaaatttattttatgAACTACATTTATAAAGTCTTTTATTGTTTGCGCATTTAGTCCCTAAACTATGTCCATTTAGTACAGAGATACGTCATGCCGGATTTATAGTTCTGCCAAATTTATTTAAATGGTACATTCAATGCTGCCAAAAGTACTGTTGAATCTCGAGGAACATCAGCAACAACAGCACATATATCAACTTAGCCCCATATCAACTTCACCAACCGTGTGTCCTATATCGTGTTGAGAGTTGTCCAGCACCAGCTACTTACGTGATCGCCTTGTCTGCCTTTGCCATGGCGACGTCAGGCAAGCTAAGTAGGAaagtcaattttttttttatgttACTAACAATATTGAGGAAAGTCAATTGGGCAGGCCGTGGGAAAACTCTACACAAAACTTTGACTTGGTAGAACGTGCTAGTGCTACTCACTATTGTCAGCCGACTGCTCCATCCACTCACCGATTCGTGTTCAAATTATCCATTATTCTAAAGCATGTTggtgcttttttttttgagaaaacatgTGGGTGCATATAGTAGGGTGGCAAGCGGCGTAGGCTGTGAACGTCAGTTGCAACCTCCGCCACAAGCGCCGCTGCGTTATGCCTCAGCGGTCATGCCTCCTGGCCTCTCAAAAGAAGAGGCCATGAGGTTGGCCATGGAGGCCTCGGCGCCGCCATCGTGGTCACCGTGGCATGTGCCATCTCCTTCTACGGCACGCCGCCCGCCTCCAATATAGTACCTAATGCCTTCATGTGTGCCCCACGcacgcggcctcctcctcctctcccgcaccAACACTGCCGCATGTGCCTCAATACTTCAATAGTCTACACACTGGACGTGGCCTTGGGCACCTCCGACCTTCATCGACCTCGGCAACGACGACTAGTAGCCAGCCATGGCGGGCGTAGCTAGGGTTATTTTCTAGTTTTTCCAATGTATTATTTTCACTATGTATCTAGATTTATTTTGGGAAAAAAGTTATGGTCAAAAAATGCGTTAGATCGATGGGCTACCCGACCCAAACGGACATACCAGCTAAGAAGACCAATTTTGTGTCCGCAACTCGATCTAAATGGATTGGATGTAGATGGATGCTCTTGATGTTTATTTTACATCGggtcgctggagatgctctaagaattgACGTGGTGACTGATTTTTCGGTAATATTCCGACGGGAGAGCGTCCTGGCCGGACTTGGCAACGGCAGCCGACTGCACACAGCCTGCAGAGACAGCAGATCCCCTCTTCCACGTGCCCTACAAGTTGAAACAAATTTAATTATGGTTGCCTAGCACGGGGAATGAAATGTTCAACGTAGACAGCATTATCTCGAGTTCAGTTAACACATATTGATGCAGTCGTAGGCCCGCGTACCGTGACGGCTCTATATATGCAGCGGCACAGAAGTCCTACACTTAGCACATCATCTTCTCCAGAGGAAACAAACACAGAGCTAATTAACCAGCTTAGCTAGCTACCACtaaaatggcggcggcgtccaTCGAGAAGATGGAGTGCTGCAGCAGCGGAACGTCGGCGGCAGCGCCACCGAAAGACGAGACGTCATGGGAGTACCACCTGCGGAAGTACCTGGCGCTGCTGGCCACGCTGGTGGCCACCTCTACCTACGCGGCAGGGCTGAGCCCGCCGGGTGGAGTCTGGCAGGAGAACGAGGATGGGGGCGATGGGTACAAGGCCGGCGAGCCGATTCTGTACCACTCTCCCCGGTACCTCGCCTTCTTCTACTTCAACGCGACCGCCTTCGCGGCCTcgctcgtcgtcaacctcctcctcctcgtcctgaaCGAGAAGCGGACGATCTCTCTCGCCGTGCTCCGGTCCGTCATGGTGCTGGACCTGCTCGCCCTCATGGGGGCCTTCGCCACCGGGAGCTGCGAGGACCCGCCGACCACCGCGTACGTCTCCACGCTCGTGGTCGCTCTCGCCGCCTATGTTGGCATCCAAATCCTCCTAGCTTGGTACGACAAGCAGGAGACCTCGCAGTCGCAGGAGGAGGAAGGCCCCGACGAAGCGCTCAAGATCAAGGAGCATCGCAAGGAGCTGCTTGTGCTGGCGACGTTCGCCACGGGCATCTCGTACGCCGCCGGCCTGAGCCCGCCCGGCGGCTTCCGCAACGATACCGAGGGAGACAACCAGGCCGGAGATCCCATGCTGAAGGCCAGACAGTCCGCGCGCCTGATGGCCTTCTTCTACTTCAACACCACGGCGTTCGTGGCGTCGCTACTCGTCATCGTGCTTCTCCTCGGCCGGAAGATGCAGAGGTACTACGCCAAGTTGCAGCTGTACGGATTTATCTTGGTCGTGCTGCTCGGACTTCTGGGCGCCTACGTCGCCGGGAGCTCCTGGAAGGCGGACACGGCCGCCTACGTGGTCGTTCTTGTCGCCGCTGTCCCCGTGTACATCTTCCTCGTGATTTTCGCCAAGGTGCTTGTCTCGGGTCCTCCCGAGAGCAGCCCCTCGCCGGCGCGCGTGTTGTTAGGTGGCGGCGGCAGGCAAGGGAGCCGCCACGCCGACGAGGCGAACACAAGCAACAAGAACAAGAACGAAGGCATCGAGAAGGCCAAATCTCTGATTCTGCTGCTCGCCACTCTCGCCGCGACCATTACTTACCAAGCGGGAATGAACCCGCCCGGCGGCGTCTGGCCGAGTGACGCTCTGGAGACGGAGCCACCCCACAAGGCCGGCGACCCGATCCTCCTGTCGACGCACGAGGCGCGCTACAAGGTGTTCTTCTACTGCAACTCCACCTCGTTCGTGGCGTCCTTGGTGGTCATCCTCATGGTCCATAACAAGGGCCTGGTAAGAGGGCACGCGCTGGAGGTGGCCATGATACTAGACCTGTTCGGCCTCATCGGTGCTTACGCCGCCGGGAGTTGCCGGGACGTAAGCACTTCCATCTACGTCATGGCACTGGCAGGCGCCGTCCTGGTCTACATCGTGATCCACGTCGTCTTCTTCACGCTGGACAACCATGACCTGAGcgaagaggagaagaggaggatcGACAAACGGCGCAAGCGGCTGCTCCTCCTCGCCATCCTGGTGGCCACCATCACCTACCAGGCCGGCCTCACCCCGCCGGGCGGCTTCTGGACTAAGGACGGCAAGATCCAAGACGGCGACAAGGTCCACAACTACTATGCGGGTTCCGCGATTCTCCAAGACGGCAGCGGCGAGTACCGGAGGAGGTATTTGGCCTTCTTCTACTGCAACTCCACGAGCTTCATGGCGTCCATGGCGCTCATTATCATGCTCGTGAACCCCAACCTGTACCGGCCGGGCATACGGTGCTACGCGCTCTACGTCTGCATGGTCGTCGCCCTGTTCGGCCTGATGGGCGCCTACGCCGCCGGGAGCGCGCGGGAGCTGCGGACGTCCATCTACGTCTTCGTGCTCGTCGGCGCGGTGGTCGCCTTCATCCTCATCCAGCTGCTCGTCTTCTTCGAATTCTGCAATTTTTGTGGCGCTTCCTCCTCTGGATCAACCTCCGGCGGCAGCAGCAAAGCGAACGACTCATTGTCCTCTCGGCGGCCACAATCGCCCGACCGCAGCAGTTCCAGTTCCAGTTCCAGTTCGACTTCGAGCCGGCGGAAGTACCTGATGCTGCTGGCGATCCTGGCGGCGAGCGTCACATACCAGGCCGGGCTCACCCCGCCGGGCGGCACTTGGGAGAAATCGGTGCCGGATTTGCACATCATGGAAGGGAACCCAGTACTGCGTGTGACCGACCGCGCCCGGTACCGAGCTTTCTTCTACTGCAACTCTGCCTCGTTCGCGGCGTCGGTGGTCGTCATCGTCCTGCTGCTGCAGGAGTCTCTGCAGGACCGCCGCGGCCTGCTAATCTACGCCATGAACACGGCGATCGTGCTGGACCTGCTGGGACTTCTGGGCGCGTACGCCGCCGGGAGCAGCCGTAAGTGGGACATGTCCGGGTACGTCATCGCGCTGACCGCCGCCGTGCTCGCCTACGTCGCCGTTAACCTCGTGATCGGCCGGAGGGGACGAGGGAGAGTCAGCAGTATCCCGCTGCAGCTCCCTGAAGCTCGTGCCCAGCCGAAAAGAACGGCGAGGTGTTGGTCATCCCCGTGCTGAAGCTGAGTGCAGCTGATGTGGCTCGGCACAGCACTAACTTTTTTTTTTCGTTTCTGAGATAGTATCTTACAACTAGTATTGCAATTCATGGTTAGCAATCAAATCTAACAAGGGATTAATACGAGGTCCAACTAAATCAACTTTGGGTAGATGATCCAAGGCTGATGAACTTTTGAACAAATAACCAATTCTCCCATCTAACAAATCTAAGGGTCTGTAATATTTTTGTTAGTTGCATCTCTATTTGTAATTGAAAAAACTCAGTTACAACTCAACTTTCAACTCGTATGCATGAATCACCGGTAACACTAGCTAGACATACGGACGGATTGGGTTATAGAAATGTTACAGAGGAACGTGGACTGCCATGGTTGGTTGATTCATGATCCCCTCCTGAAAACCCAGGCCATACTCTGGACTTCTAGCGCTACTACGTGAGTTCGTAAGATTTTTCCGTAAAATATTCCGTACGTGTAGCATTACTCATGAATCACGGTTGCAGTGGAATCGAATGGTGTAGGACTTGACTCAGCACGAACTTAATTCTCCTAAAAACTGGCAAAACCATAAAAATGTGCTCGCATGTGTCGGGGTTTCGTGTCTCGAAGGATCACGAGTACCTCGGAAACACCCTTAAAGTTACCGTACACATGGGGCTAAGAGCATCGTTGTAAGTTCCCCAGAGCCTGCGACGACAACACGATAGAGAGGGACATGGAGTTACCCAGGTTCATTTCAGGGCCCTCGTGGAGATGTAACACCCCCTACGTCATGCCTTCTCTGATATTCATAGCTCGTGAAGCACCAAGAGAGTTTTACAAGGTTGCAACTCGAAGAAGTTGTGATTTGATCTGGATCCCCCTTCTATGGAGCAGTTGTCCCTCCTTTTATAGAGGAACTGGTCCTCGTCCCCACgaaaacttgggggaggggtttcCTCAGGCATGCCGAAGGAGGGAAACAGTTGTCCCCTACTGTACAAGTGGAGTTGGTCCACCCCATTAGTAGAAAACAAGGTTTTCGTCCGAAGCCCCTTGGTGCTTTAGTCCTGGTCAAATTACGAAGAGGGACTAATGGgtcgctttagtcccggttcgaacGGCGCGGGCCACGCCAACCTTTAGACCATGTTCGTTTGGAATCTTtaccaactgggactaaaggggttGCGGCAGGCTTCCTCTAGAACGAAACCCTTtagtaccaaccgggactaaggaAAGGCTTTCTAAGtttttttgctccccacgcaccaCCCCCTCCCCTGGATCACCTAgctttgtaaaatataaaagaaaattctAAATTGTTTACCTAGTTGgaattttttagattctcaaaattccaaatggaaatatgaaagcaggaagattttagttttgccAAAAATTCAGaattaaattaataattgcatcctgcataaagattactattacttaaccataaaggttagccaatttttagattttcaaattttcaggttttaggtttttcgcaaaaaaaaaaaaatattattgtttacttacatatttatttaagattattattacatcattacttttgtttattaaaagaattatttggaatccaaacaataaagaagtgtgacatcgtgaccaacatgtatcaataacatgcgcgcgaagcacttggaagcggtggGACGGAAAGGAATTCAGAagttagagcaactctaacagagcccgtaaacccgCCCGTAAACcccgccggaaccgaacttttccggcggatttacgggttcgggccgaatgtGTCGCAGATCAGTGACCGAAAACATGGGCCGGCCCATAAAATAAGTTCGGGGGCCCGAACTAATCTCCgaacggcccctattaaaagggttcgcggaggggagttcgggtcgcgaaccctactcccctccgccgcttgtctcccgccgccgccgccaagcaccatctccggcgagcaatccagcgAGCCCCAGGCAGCAATCCACCGGCCGACGGTGGGCGATGGCGTCCCGAGGCGGCTCCGCAGGCCGTGGCGctggattgggcggcggcgactcgccgccgcgtctgcccgtcttccgcaccgacgcggagcggcgcaaatggaaccggtcggagggcgcgcgcaagcgcagctcccgccggtggacgaactgggggctcacgcccccagggaagctcgccaggtacggcaacgccggcgagggcccctcgtccggccagtCAAGCCGCGCACCGTGGCTCCCCGTCgcggacagcagcgacgacgacgacctcgtccccgcgcaGTCGCCCaccttctccgccggggactatgtccacggcagcgaggaggaggacgccgtccTCGCGCAGGCCAAGGCCATCAGCGCGGCGGAGGCTCGCCAGCGTTTCCGtcgggaggaggcggaagccgtCCGCCTCGTCCGTGaatacgaggcggcccgccgtgaggcccgcgtccgccgcgtcaagctcgaaatagtcgagcttgacgccgACGACGCATGAAGCTCATCCTCGACAGCGTCGGCACCATCTGCCGCCGACACGctgcgccaccaccggcaccgccgcccgCGTAGGCCACTTTataggccgcattttgcttagCTTAAGTAGCGCTCGCCGGTGTACCAGTACTATAGGTTTAATTTTACGAACAATGTATgttttgatgctcaatcggagcatcaatttgatgtcgaactatgatcatcgccgAATTTACCCGCGCCCTTTTAAATTCCGCTTTTCAGTTCCAGTTTTACGGATTCTAATCTGCGCCACTGCCAAACACGCACAAACTATCGTTTTCGGAAGACTAAAAACCATTTTGTCGGTTTGCACTTtttcgggctctgttagagatgctcttaagtgTGCtattgctagagtagtgggaggattggtgaccgagcgggaagtttaaccatgagtaAATAATTTGActggagattaagtgtagttagagaataaacttgtcaaataattgaaatactagaaattctaaaaaaaattgaaaaaagagAGAGcggaaaataattagaaaaaaaattggataaaaaatacacaaaatagcatttagtcccggttggtgtcacaaatcgggactaaaggtccctcgTCCTGACGTGTGTCCGCATCACACGTGGAGGACCTTTTAGTCCTAGTTTGTAttacaaccgagactaaagggtgaggcaaccgagactaaagggtgaggcctttagtcccgattgcgcAGTCtcgttgcgcaaccgggactaaagccctatTTTCTACTATTGCCCTCTACCATGTTGCACCATCCACGGCGAACTTTGCGGAAAGGAGCAACTACCACGCCTCTTTCTACAGGGGGTGCCAGGTCCTTCCTTATCTTCCAGCACGGAGGGCGTGATCGCAGCCAGCCATGACATGCATCATTGCTTCTGCCATCACCCTTGTCTTCATCTTCACGGGGTATGTCTTGTGGTGTGACCCAGCACGGCATCTCCTTAACCCTAGAATGGACTCCTCGTGAAGGGAACTCGCGAGGGCTTCGGGTTCTGCTTCTAGAAATGCCAAGTGTTGACTTCCTCGCGAGGGGCTTCATCTCGTGAAGCCGAAAGACTTCGTGGAGGAAGAAAACAGTCGTGGCTTGTGGATGGGCCGCAAAGGCCCAAGAGCAGGTGGACCATGGTACCCCCGTGCCACTACACCGACAATAGCCCCCGGGTGCTTGGCTCACACGACCTAGCAACGAAGGGACATGGGCCCTAAACATTGTGGGTCCACGCGGTGGCACGTGGCGGAACGCGTCTATTCTCCTGGACGTGTTGCTTCAATCTTGGCCGTGGAGACCAAACGGCAGGCGATTGTACGTCGTTGGACGTGCTTTGGGTGCGGAACCGCCCCGTTCCTTCATACATTTCGGGAACCGCTCCCGCACTCCTTAAAGCCTATGGTGGGCGTGGTTCGATTCCGCCTTATCTCCTCTACCTATGTTGCTGCCTCCTCACTCCACACCCTTCCTCTAGTTGCGATCGCTCTTGCCCCTTGCTGCCTACATGGTGCCGATCACAGCCACCCCTGGTGCAGCCGGTCCCCTGGCGGTGCCGGCTAGCGAGGGCGTGGCCGACCCATGGGAGTAAGAACAAGCTAACGACGACACTGCCTGCTCCACCAGTTGGAGTCACGGCGAAGCGCGGTTGTGGGCGCCCGCGCAGTGTGGGAAACAGCCACCGGCCGCTGCCGTGGTCGAGACTGCTCCGGTGAGCAACGTGGCTCCACTTGCCCCACGCCACCCGCTGATGGCTTAGTCACCAGTCTGCTTCCGGCGGTCATCTTCCCAGGGCCCATGCCGATCCTCCGCCTTCTTCGGGACTCACCATGAGTGTCGCGTCGACCGACAACCCCGGCTTCGAGTTCCTCGTCCACGTGCATGGGTGGACTCTGGAGCGCTTGAGGATACCTGACAAGTTCGCTGAGGCCTTCCTCTGGCAGGACTCCGGATAGGTCTACCTGAGGGAGGCCGGCACGAAGCAGAAGACGTGGAGGCTGGCGACTCACATCGACTCGGGAGGGCGCATGTTCCTCGCCGGCTTTTGGAAGGAGTTTGCTTTCTACTACCAGATCCAGCTCGACTTCATCCTGACATTTCACCATCGCCAAGGCACCCACGACTTCACTATCAAGATCTTCTGTCTCATGTGCCGTCGTTTCTACCTTCCCACGGCAGTGTAGGTGGCGCGACCTGACCCTCCTTGTCGTCGTGAGGCCTCCTGCTCCTGGTTCGTGCACTAGGCCCCCTTGCTGTAACGGGCCGCCTTAGGCCGCCGCCCCAAGCTTGTAATTGTTAAGACAATGCCCCTGCGGGCCTTATGTTTGTGCTTGTTATGCATCTCCTGTTTGTTGCATGTTCATCTTCTtgtccttttttcttttctttgtgctTGGTTTCCTGCTCCACATTGACTGAGGGGCACATGGTGACAGTACGCGGGGTCCGAGGTGAGGAAGTTGTTGTGGCATGGGCCTAATTGTTAGAGATCTTCCCCCAGGTGTACCCTCGTGAGGGTTTGCTTGCAAGTTGGTCGTGTCCCGCTCTAGTGACAAGAGAGTATATGAAAATTGGTTAGAGATGGTGTCGACCCGCACTGACCGAGCTCACCCATGTGTATTATTAGGGGAGGATGAATGCCAAGGCCTTGGCGAGGTAGCGTGTGGCGAACTCGTTCTTGATGAGAGGTATCGCGAGGAGGGGCATCGCCGTGCATCGCAACACTCCGTAGAGGGTCTTCCCCACGAGATGCGGGGTCTTGTCGATGTTTGCCTATGGCGTCACCTTGGGAAGGTTTGCTTATGGCATCACTTTCCGCATGGCGTGTAGCCTCGCGCATGGACTTCCTTGTGAGATGTAGCGTCCCGTTGATGTTTGCCTATGACGTCACCTTTGGAAGGTTTGCCTATGGTGTCACTTTCCCACATGGCGCGTAGCCTCGCGCGGGGACTTCCTTGTGAGATGCAGCGTCCCGTTGATGTTTGCCTATGGCATCACCTTTGGGAGGTTTTCTTATGGCATCAATTTCCCGCATGGCGTGTAGCCTCGCGTAGGGACTTACTTGTGAGATGAAAAGTCTCGTGAGGGTAATGTCTATGGCTTCACCT contains the following coding sequences:
- the LOC124647706 gene encoding uncharacterized protein LOC124647706, translating into MAAASIEKMECCSSGTSAAAPPKDETSWEYHLRKYLALLATLVATSTYAAGLSPPGGVWQENEDGGDGYKAGEPILYHSPRYLAFFYFNATAFAASLVVNLLLLVLNEKRTISLAVLRSVMVLDLLALMGAFATGSCEDPPTTAYVSTLVVALAAYVGIQILLAWYDKQETSQSQEEEGPDEALKIKEHRKELLVLATFATGISYAAGLSPPGGFRNDTEGDNQAGDPMLKARQSARLMAFFYFNTTAFVASLLVIVLLLGRKMQRYYAKLQLYGFILVVLLGLLGAYVAGSSWKADTAAYVVVLVAAVPVYIFLVIFAKVLVSGPPESSPSPARVLLGGGGRQGSRHADEANTSNKNKNEGIEKAKSLILLLATLAATITYQAGMNPPGGVWPSDALETEPPHKAGDPILLSTHEARYKVFFYCNSTSFVASLVVILMVHNKGLVRGHALEVAMILDLFGLIGAYAAGSCRDVSTSIYVMALAGAVLVYIVIHVVFFTLDNHDLSEEEKRRIDKRRKRLLLLAILVATITYQAGLTPPGGFWTKDGKIQDGDKVHNYYAGSAILQDGSGEYRRRYLAFFYCNSTSFMASMALIIMLVNPNLYRPGIRCYALYVCMVVALFGLMGAYAAGSARELRTSIYVFVLVGAVVAFILIQLLVFFEFCNFCGASSSGSTSGGSSKANDSLSSRRPQSPDRSSSSSSSSSTSSRRKYLMLLAILAASVTYQAGLTPPGGTWEKSVPDLHIMEGNPVLRVTDRARYRAFFYCNSASFAASVVVIVLLLQESLQDRRGLLIYAMNTAIVLDLLGLLGAYAAGSSRKWDMSGYVIALTAAVLAYVAVNLVIGRRGRGRVSSIPLQLPEARAQPKRTARCWSSPC